A portion of the Sulfurospirillum diekertiae genome contains these proteins:
- a CDS encoding ABC transporter ATP-binding protein → MSKILIQNLHKLYNPNKPNAFYALKNIHLNIDDGEIMILKGVSGSGKSTLLSLIGGLSKPSEGEILVNEQNIAKLPDIMSSAFRHQEIGFIFQSFNLLEGLSVYQNILAPLSLTILSKEAIHENVSRAMQLANIEHKKDQNVGSLSGGERQRCAIARAVVMAPQIILADEPTANLDKENSLMFIEILKKFKALHKTVIIATHDSLFDDLDCIDRCVHMRDGELLE, encoded by the coding sequence ATGAGTAAAATTCTGATTCAAAACTTGCACAAGCTTTATAACCCCAATAAACCCAATGCCTTTTACGCGCTGAAAAATATTCACTTAAACATCGACGATGGGGAAATCATGATCTTAAAAGGGGTCAGTGGCAGTGGGAAAAGTACGCTGCTTTCATTGATAGGTGGGCTTAGTAAGCCAAGCGAAGGAGAGATTTTGGTCAATGAGCAAAATATTGCCAAACTGCCCGACATCATGAGTTCAGCTTTCCGTCACCAAGAGATAGGTTTCATCTTTCAGTCGTTCAATCTTTTAGAGGGGCTTAGTGTTTACCAGAACATTTTAGCGCCCTTGTCACTCACGATTCTGAGCAAAGAGGCGATCCACGAAAACGTAAGTCGAGCGATGCAACTTGCTAATATTGAGCACAAAAAAGATCAAAACGTGGGCAGTCTGAGCGGTGGGGAGAGACAGCGTTGTGCAATTGCTAGAGCTGTTGTTATGGCGCCTCAGATCATCTTAGCCGATGAGCCAACCGCCAATTTAGACAAAGAAAATTCACTGATGTTCATTGAGATTTTGAAAAAATTTAAAGCACTTCATAAAACAGTCATCATTGCCACACACGATAGTTTGTTTGATGACCTAGATTGCATCGACAGATGCGTGCATATGCGCGATGGTGAGCTTCTGGAATGA
- a CDS encoding ABC transporter permease, with translation MPSKNFIEYAILLLFKDRNDHLFSFLIFSFIVFILSSVLFISDSLQYDLIQSIKSHPQIVVENMRAGRAYEMHDGYVYDITQITGVSNVEGAVDGYYYFAQKRVWFHVIGDAHLAKDEMVIGQGVQKEMAELYYKDVFHFLNEERMIAVKIDKIAPKGTNIISNDAIYLNPNTARAVLGMEMDEYSKLYVTVPNPNEVSEIALKIVQLYPSVKATSQADAIGAVRHLYYYKGGIFMILYVIAMVSFFILLKNQVGLVYGEKKKEIAILRSLGFCIKDIITLKFIQNAVVSISAYLLGVAGAYIYVFMANAPYLRNIFLGSELENSVSLTPVVDINLLFLIFLFGVIPFLAFVILPAWKIAISDMSEAVKS, from the coding sequence ATGCCCAGTAAAAATTTTATAGAGTATGCGATTTTACTGCTCTTTAAAGACCGAAATGACCATCTTTTTAGTTTTTTGATTTTCTCTTTTATTGTCTTTATCCTAAGTTCAGTGCTTTTTATCTCTGACTCGTTGCAATACGATCTGATTCAAAGCATCAAGTCGCATCCTCAGATTGTGGTTGAAAATATGAGAGCGGGACGCGCGTATGAGATGCACGATGGCTATGTCTATGATATAACACAGATTACGGGTGTGAGCAACGTCGAAGGTGCTGTGGATGGTTACTATTATTTTGCTCAAAAACGGGTTTGGTTTCATGTCATTGGCGACGCTCATTTAGCCAAAGATGAGATGGTGATAGGTCAAGGCGTGCAAAAAGAGATGGCAGAGCTTTACTACAAAGATGTGTTTCATTTTCTCAATGAAGAGCGCATGATCGCCGTCAAAATCGATAAAATTGCCCCCAAAGGTACGAACATCATCTCCAACGATGCAATTTACTTAAACCCCAACACCGCACGTGCCGTTTTAGGCATGGAGATGGATGAATACTCAAAGCTCTATGTCACCGTTCCAAACCCGAATGAGGTGAGCGAAATCGCACTTAAAATTGTGCAGCTTTACCCTAGTGTCAAAGCCACTTCGCAAGCCGATGCCATCGGTGCTGTACGCCATTTGTACTATTACAAAGGGGGCATTTTCATGATTCTTTACGTGATTGCGATGGTTTCGTTTTTCATTCTGCTTAAAAATCAGGTCGGGTTAGTCTATGGCGAAAAGAAAAAAGAGATTGCGATTTTACGCAGCCTTGGTTTTTGTATCAAAGACATTATTACGCTCAAATTTATTCAAAATGCAGTGGTTTCGATCAGTGCCTATCTTTTGGGAGTTGCTGGGGCATATATCTACGTTTTTATGGCAAATGCGCCTTATCTGCGCAACATCTTTCTTGGAAGTGAGCTTGAAAACAGCGTCTCACTCACCCCAGTGGTCGACATCAATCTGCTCTTTTTAATCTTCCTTTTTGGCGTGATTCCATTTTTGGCCTTTGTCATTTTACCTGCCTGGAAAATCGCCATCAGCGACATGAGTGAGGCGGTGAAATCATGA
- a CDS encoding EAL domain-containing protein produces the protein MKLSLSWKWLIASLCIESLMLSVLVYRNVQQLSESLLVQTSMRLETQKTLLQSALIAPWLQMDYATIQSVLEESQQVQSINYLVALNTQSQPIASVGWPLEKELPPVNNNPFGQSSLLNERYDTSIDIVVSGQKLGSVRIGLSTLFYTQARYSMIFKSIVIALIEIFFSALLLITLNRWIIRNLTKLTQSANAIAQGDYSKRLELSGDQETATLACAFNAMANTIQERIRSLEEVHQEEKKLSDKLERIAHYDTLTNLPNRVLLADRLHQAMAQSNRHNRSLAIIYLDLDGFKSINDTYGHHIGDILLVTLAGRMEQILREGDTLSRIGGDEFVIVLNDIKEVKLCELILERLLHVTNMPVIINDISVQVSSSIGVTFYPQDGASADQLMRHADQAMYLAKQSGKNSYRFFDLDQNVSLQAQRDYFLEVANALAHKEFVLYYQPKVNMKTGEIIGAEALIRWEHPQKGLVMPLSFLPFLENHSLSIEIGEWVIHSALSQIGQWQKIGFNLPVSININAYQLQQNDFMVRFKAILEAHSDVDPSLLEVEILETSAVEDIVHVSAIMQSCHALGVHFALDDFGTGYSSLTYLKRLPAKTLKIDQSFIHDMLDDPDDLAIIEGVLGLARAFRKNVIAEGVESVDHGLCLLALGCEFAQGYGIAEPMPPQEFLFWVEAWKPDARWMAWQNRVPNSDSMQWLFAAVEHNAWVKSLKNYIQEGYGNPPLLNEHLCRFGLWFDREIRGTCKEELWFKKIDSLHHRLHTLGTKLVNTVLAQKEHAITLHTMSQINRMNKTMIALLYERIYSEEKVKERVE, from the coding sequence ATGAAGTTATCTCTCTCTTGGAAATGGCTGATTGCAAGCTTGTGTATTGAAAGTCTTATGCTTTCGGTATTGGTCTATAGGAATGTTCAACAGTTAAGTGAAAGTTTATTGGTGCAAACCAGTATGCGATTGGAAACGCAAAAAACACTTTTGCAAAGCGCTCTAATAGCCCCTTGGCTACAGATGGACTATGCCACCATACAGTCTGTTTTAGAAGAATCTCAACAGGTTCAAAGTATCAATTACCTTGTCGCATTGAATACGCAATCTCAGCCTATTGCAAGTGTTGGTTGGCCTTTAGAGAAGGAGCTTCCACCTGTCAATAATAACCCTTTTGGTCAAAGTTCTCTCCTCAATGAGCGTTATGATACGAGTATTGACATTGTCGTATCAGGTCAAAAATTGGGTTCGGTTCGTATTGGATTATCAACACTTTTCTATACGCAGGCACGATACTCGATGATTTTCAAAAGTATTGTCATTGCTCTCATCGAAATCTTTTTCTCTGCACTGTTACTCATTACTCTCAATCGATGGATTATTCGCAATTTAACAAAGTTAACGCAAAGTGCCAATGCCATCGCACAAGGTGATTACAGCAAAAGATTAGAACTGAGTGGAGACCAAGAGACAGCAACGCTTGCATGTGCCTTTAATGCAATGGCAAATACGATACAAGAGAGGATTCGCTCCCTCGAAGAAGTGCATCAGGAAGAAAAAAAGCTTTCTGATAAATTAGAGCGCATTGCACACTATGATACGTTAACCAATCTTCCAAATCGCGTCTTATTAGCCGATAGATTGCATCAAGCGATGGCTCAATCAAACCGCCATAATCGCTCTTTGGCTATTATTTATCTTGATCTTGACGGGTTTAAAAGTATTAACGATACCTACGGTCATCATATAGGCGATATTCTTCTCGTGACGCTTGCTGGGCGCATGGAGCAAATTTTGCGCGAAGGGGATACCTTATCGCGTATTGGTGGTGATGAGTTTGTGATCGTTCTCAACGATATAAAAGAAGTCAAACTATGTGAACTCATTTTGGAGCGCTTATTACATGTCACGAATATGCCTGTTATCATTAATGATATTTCCGTGCAAGTTTCGTCTAGCATTGGAGTAACCTTTTACCCTCAAGATGGTGCAAGTGCCGATCAGTTAATGCGCCATGCCGATCAAGCGATGTATTTAGCAAAGCAGTCTGGTAAAAATAGTTATCGTTTTTTTGATTTAGATCAAAATGTCTCTTTGCAGGCACAACGCGATTATTTCTTGGAAGTGGCCAATGCGCTTGCACATAAAGAATTTGTGCTCTATTATCAGCCAAAAGTGAATATGAAAACAGGAGAAATCATAGGTGCTGAAGCACTCATAAGATGGGAACATCCACAAAAAGGTTTGGTGATGCCACTCTCGTTTTTGCCATTTTTAGAAAATCATTCCCTGAGTATTGAAATAGGAGAATGGGTGATTCACTCTGCATTATCGCAAATAGGCCAATGGCAAAAAATAGGGTTCAATCTTCCAGTCAGCATTAATATCAATGCGTATCAACTGCAACAAAATGATTTTATGGTGCGTTTTAAAGCGATACTCGAAGCGCATAGCGATGTTGATCCTAGCCTCTTAGAAGTCGAAATTTTAGAAACGAGTGCTGTTGAAGACATCGTTCATGTCTCTGCCATTATGCAAAGTTGCCATGCTTTAGGAGTACATTTTGCATTGGACGACTTTGGGACAGGCTATTCTTCATTAACATATTTAAAACGTTTACCTGCAAAAACGCTCAAAATTGATCAAAGCTTTATTCATGATATGCTTGATGATCCTGATGATCTTGCCATTATTGAAGGGGTACTCGGTTTAGCAAGAGCCTTTCGAAAAAATGTTATTGCTGAAGGTGTTGAATCGGTTGATCATGGTCTTTGTCTTTTAGCGTTAGGATGTGAGTTTGCTCAAGGATACGGAATCGCAGAGCCAATGCCTCCTCAAGAATTTTTGTTTTGGGTAGAGGCATGGAAACCAGATGCCCGTTGGATGGCTTGGCAAAATCGTGTACCAAATTCAGACTCTATGCAATGGTTGTTTGCAGCAGTAGAACACAATGCGTGGGTTAAATCTCTCAAAAATTATATTCAAGAAGGCTACGGGAATCCTCCTCTTCTCAATGAGCATTTATGTCGTTTTGGTTTATGGTTTGATCGTGAAATACGAGGAACGTGCAAGGAAGAATTGTGGTTCAAAAAAATCGACTCTTTGCATCACAGACTCCATACCTTAGGCACAAAATTGGTAAATACTGTTTTGGCTCAAAAAGAACATGCTATAACGTTGCATACCATGTCTCAGATCAATCGGATGAATAAGACGATGATAGCACTGTTGTACGAGCGAATCTATAGCGAAGAAAAAGTTAAAGAAAGGGTAGAATAA
- a CDS encoding SEL1-like repeat protein, which produces MKKELLILIACAVMAQAGFIKEGMEAKESGDHQKLVEIYDKACNEGKASGCYNLAVLYAEGTGNVTKDFTKAVKLYEKACDGNFASACYNLALLYAGGTDGVKQDFTKASELYEKSCAENEGCTNLGLLYANGAGVKQSYAKAAELYTKACKNEDLMGCNNLGFLYAGGKGVTQDYKKASEYYQKTCDGNVAVGCDNLGLLYAAGKGVAQDYKKSSELYEKACKSGYDQGCNNLGILYAEGKGVSVDNAKAKELFKGTCDKGLQVGCENAQLLEKITKK; this is translated from the coding sequence ATGAAAAAAGAGCTACTGATCTTAATAGCTTGTGCCGTGATGGCGCAAGCAGGTTTTATCAAAGAGGGTATGGAAGCAAAAGAGAGTGGCGACCATCAAAAATTGGTCGAGATTTACGACAAAGCGTGCAATGAAGGCAAAGCTTCAGGGTGTTATAACCTTGCGGTACTTTATGCAGAAGGTACTGGCAATGTCACGAAAGATTTTACAAAAGCGGTTAAACTCTATGAAAAAGCGTGCGATGGCAACTTTGCATCCGCTTGTTATAACCTAGCGCTATTATATGCGGGTGGCACAGACGGTGTAAAGCAAGACTTTACAAAAGCAAGTGAACTGTATGAAAAATCATGCGCTGAAAATGAAGGATGTACCAATTTAGGACTCTTGTATGCCAATGGTGCAGGTGTCAAACAAAGCTATGCTAAAGCGGCAGAACTTTACACAAAAGCGTGTAAGAATGAAGATTTGATGGGATGCAATAACCTAGGCTTCCTGTATGCTGGTGGAAAAGGTGTGACACAAGATTATAAGAAAGCAAGTGAATACTACCAAAAAACCTGTGATGGCAATGTGGCGGTAGGATGCGATAATCTAGGGCTTTTATACGCTGCAGGAAAAGGGGTTGCACAAGATTATAAAAAATCAAGTGAATTATACGAAAAAGCTTGCAAGAGCGGTTATGATCAAGGCTGTAATAATCTTGGCATTTTATACGCAGAAGGTAAAGGTGTAAGTGTGGATAACGCAAAAGCTAAAGAGCTTTTTAAAGGCACATGCGACAAAGGATTGCAAGTCGGTTGTGAAAATGCTCAACTCTTAGAAAAAATAACCAAAAAATAA
- a CDS encoding putative bifunctional diguanylate cyclase/phosphodiesterase: MVVTQYIFLVLYSNKKREEQAQLLEWLNDAIQYKQMTIYYQKQWAKHNETGEIYTMGAEALIRWIDPIHGYIAPDKFIPLAEESGCIIPLGKWILEETFKQLKIWEKDPRKCHWQLSVNISIKQFEKDDFITIVQNLVNKTCCNPRKIRFELTESLLIKDLKNSLRKIHALTKLGISLSIDDFGTGYSSLAYLKRLPIHELKIDKTFIRDITTDQADVVLVKTMLSIGKYFGLDVVAEGVETKEQYEMLHNMGCCYFQGYFFSKPSEEALL, from the coding sequence TTGGTCGTAACACAATACATTTTTTTAGTCCTTTACTCCAACAAAAAACGTGAAGAGCAAGCTCAACTACTTGAATGGCTAAACGATGCTATCCAATACAAACAAATGACCATTTATTATCAAAAACAGTGGGCGAAGCATAATGAAACGGGCGAAATATATACGATGGGTGCTGAAGCTTTAATTCGTTGGATTGATCCAATCCATGGTTATATTGCACCTGATAAATTCATACCGCTTGCTGAAGAAAGTGGATGTATTATTCCGCTCGGAAAATGGATATTGGAGGAAACTTTTAAACAATTAAAAATATGGGAGAAAGATCCTAGAAAATGTCATTGGCAACTCTCTGTTAATATCAGTATAAAGCAGTTCGAAAAAGATGATTTTATAACTATTGTTCAAAATTTAGTGAATAAAACATGTTGTAACCCTCGTAAAATTCGTTTTGAATTAACTGAAAGCCTATTAATCAAAGATTTAAAAAATTCATTGCGAAAAATACATGCTTTGACTAAACTTGGTATTTCATTGTCCATTGATGATTTTGGAACAGGGTACTCTTCTTTAGCGTATTTAAAAAGATTACCCATCCATGAATTAAAAATAGACAAAACATTTATTAGAGATATAACAACAGATCAAGCGGATGTTGTTTTAGTAAAAACGATGCTAAGCATAGGTAAATACTTTGGACTTGATGTTGTGGCAGAAGGCGTGGAGACGAAAGAGCAATATGAAATGTTACACAATATGGGATGTTGCTACTTCCAAGGTTATTTTTTTAGTAAACCCTCAGAAGAAGCACTGCTCTAA
- a CDS encoding nitrous oxide reductase accessory protein NosL: MMLRAVLILFFLLNISYAQMFQTVPEANATLIQSGNDKYSCPNCGMHLVKFYKTSHTHANHQYCSIHCLYEATQGIIPEDAKVVDTITLELIDVKKAFYVVGSKVRGTMTRTSSYAFGSEKDAQTFATDNGGQIMNFEQTYAVAAEDFPKDFAKPTSSKLAPSAKIEVPQDAKCPVCGMFVAKYPQWVAMIAGEKAFYFDGVKDMMKFYFAQKIASDKLFVSDYYKLLKLEATKAFYVKGSNVYGPMGSELIPFATQEEALSFARDHDGQKVLTFEEITEMMVKNL, from the coding sequence ATGATGTTACGGGCGGTTTTAATTTTATTTTTTTTACTCAATATTTCTTATGCACAGATGTTTCAAACCGTTCCTGAAGCCAATGCAACCCTTATCCAATCTGGAAACGATAAATATTCATGTCCGAATTGTGGGATGCATTTGGTCAAGTTTTACAAAACCAGTCATACGCATGCAAACCATCAGTATTGCTCGATCCATTGCCTTTATGAAGCAACCCAAGGGATCATTCCTGAAGATGCTAAAGTAGTCGATACGATCACGTTAGAGCTCATTGATGTCAAAAAAGCGTTCTATGTTGTAGGAAGTAAGGTACGAGGCACGATGACACGCACGAGCAGTTACGCCTTTGGAAGCGAAAAAGATGCGCAGACGTTTGCTACGGACAATGGCGGTCAAATCATGAATTTTGAACAAACGTATGCGGTTGCAGCCGAAGATTTTCCTAAAGATTTTGCCAAACCAACGTCTTCAAAACTAGCTCCAAGTGCTAAAATCGAAGTACCACAAGATGCCAAATGCCCTGTATGCGGGATGTTTGTTGCCAAATACCCTCAATGGGTTGCGATGATTGCGGGTGAAAAAGCGTTCTATTTTGATGGTGTCAAAGATATGATGAAGTTCTATTTTGCACAAAAAATTGCTTCGGATAAACTCTTTGTGAGTGATTATTATAAGCTCTTAAAACTCGAAGCCACCAAAGCGTTTTACGTGAAAGGCTCCAATGTGTATGGACCGATGGGCAGTGAACTCATCCCGTTTGCGACCCAAGAAGAAGCACTCAGTTTTGCGCGTGATCATGACGGTCAAAAAGTGCTCACTTTTGAAGAAATCACCGAAATGATGGTCAAAAACCTATGA
- a CDS encoding PhnD/SsuA/transferrin family substrate-binding protein yields MSFIRICLILLVTFSFGLAQDLSHVPLRIGIAPHSSPRIIFESHQDLKLFLEAYFQRPVQIMTAKSFSEFSKKCNQGESYDMILTSPNLALLAQRLASYIPLMTYTKGLETIILSRSQDVLTKAPKPLRVAGQDPVSFATLCAEEWLESQGLREGRDLNYVYYISASDSLATILVKGEVDLAIMSLPNYLKLSDELRAHVTILYHSSARPSRIFLAKESNGVSVEEWGNALRAFSKSPEGLKHLETTKLEAFQMLTPDALEDLNSIANKTLKRLGQ; encoded by the coding sequence ATGTCCTTTATTCGTATTTGTTTGATTCTTTTAGTAACATTTAGTTTTGGTCTGGCTCAAGATTTGAGTCATGTACCTCTTCGTATTGGTATTGCACCTCACTCATCTCCAAGGATTATCTTTGAATCTCATCAAGATTTAAAACTCTTTTTAGAAGCGTATTTTCAGAGACCTGTTCAAATTATGACAGCCAAAAGTTTTAGTGAGTTTTCTAAAAAATGCAATCAAGGTGAGTCGTATGATATGATTTTGACATCTCCTAATTTAGCACTTTTAGCGCAAAGACTCGCTTCTTATATACCTTTGATGACCTATACTAAAGGGCTTGAAACGATTATTTTAAGTCGTTCTCAGGATGTCCTTACCAAAGCACCAAAACCTTTAAGAGTCGCAGGACAAGATCCTGTCTCTTTTGCAACACTTTGTGCAGAAGAGTGGCTTGAGAGTCAAGGTTTACGTGAAGGTCGTGATTTAAACTATGTTTATTATATTAGTGCCTCTGATAGCTTAGCAACAATTTTGGTCAAAGGTGAAGTCGATTTGGCGATTATGTCTTTGCCTAATTATTTAAAGCTCAGTGATGAACTTCGAGCGCATGTTACGATTTTGTACCATAGCTCTGCACGACCAAGTAGAATTTTTCTAGCAAAAGAGTCTAATGGTGTCAGCGTAGAAGAGTGGGGCAATGCATTGAGGGCATTTTCGAAGAGTCCTGAGGGTTTAAAACATTTGGAAACGACAAAGTTAGAGGCATTTCAAATGCTCACTCCTGATGCATTAGAAGATTTAAACAGTATTGCCAACAAAACATTAAAGAGATTGGGTCAATAA
- the ccsA gene encoding cytochrome c biogenesis protein CcsA codes for MKFISILGKLFFSYKFILFMLFLLGLGAGVATFVESAYDTQTAKVLVYDAFWYEAVMLLLTLALIGIIYKNKMWKKPGAFILHLAFIAILIGAGLTRYMGYEGIIHIREGLSENEMLSVKAYLQIKTEKESFEYPLALAQMGNNSFSYREIIDGKPLHVNYKSYHAGAKGELGTLLVEVTYDNKTKTAKIEGGAGWIEPPILLHFDNVEIALAWGSKVVELPFTLKLVDFQLERYAGSQSPSSYASEIEVQDKAEERTLPYRIFMNHPLHYKGYTFFQSSYDTDEKGTILEVNKDPGKWPTYFGYLLLCIGFIGNFFTKGSRFLKLRSFLQKSALALFLPLLLCSSTFLKADTTDSLEQFRKNSRDHANGAFSALLVQDYMGRIKPISTEAVEIVNKIAGKSFLFGLTPEQVILGMSSNAVLWQELPIIKLSNANIKKALNLPPETEYVSFASMFDTEGYYKLAKQVASANQKTQKRRDTFDTDVIKFDEKLNVAYLTLKGVFFKFIPIPNDPAHKWIAPNDAFDNPMISSDVKSMLNDYFVALQDGVTNNHWESANIALAKLKENQRTTSGDILPSDTRVQAEVLYNHMGLFQKLVGFYFVLGIGAFILAVFSIFTCKSYPKLEKGVLYFFMAGFIVHTLGLALRWYISGHAPWSDSYESMVYIGWSASFAGVMVFRKSILSLSAAAILAAIVMLVAHMSFVNPQITNLVPVLKSYWLTIHVSVITASYGFLGMGALLGLMALVLMLFKNKKNALRINEQIRHIAAINEISLIIGLSMLTVGNFFGGIWANESWGRYWGWDPKETWAFVSIIVYAIIVHLRFIPKLNSIYVFSIASLLGYTSIIMTYFGVNFYLTGMHSYAATGESPDVPSFVYYTLIILLSLCALAYKGRDVKTV; via the coding sequence ATGAAGTTCATATCCATTTTAGGGAAACTCTTTTTTTCGTACAAGTTTATCCTCTTCATGTTATTTCTCTTAGGTTTGGGTGCGGGTGTTGCGACGTTTGTTGAGAGTGCTTACGACACCCAAACCGCCAAAGTGTTAGTCTATGATGCTTTCTGGTATGAAGCGGTGATGCTTTTATTGACACTTGCCCTTATAGGGATTATCTACAAAAATAAAATGTGGAAAAAGCCGGGTGCTTTTATTTTGCATCTTGCATTCATCGCCATTCTCATAGGTGCGGGATTGACGCGTTACATGGGATATGAGGGCATTATTCACATCAGAGAGGGACTCAGTGAAAATGAGATGCTCAGTGTTAAAGCCTACTTACAAATTAAGACCGAAAAAGAATCATTTGAATATCCGCTAGCCTTAGCACAAATGGGCAATAACAGCTTTTCCTATCGTGAAATAATCGATGGGAAACCTTTACATGTAAACTATAAAAGCTATCATGCAGGCGCCAAAGGTGAACTTGGTACGCTCTTGGTGGAAGTCACCTATGATAATAAAACAAAAACAGCCAAGATAGAAGGTGGTGCAGGGTGGATTGAACCTCCAATACTGCTTCATTTTGATAATGTTGAAATAGCGCTCGCTTGGGGTTCAAAAGTCGTTGAACTTCCTTTTACTCTCAAGCTGGTTGATTTTCAATTAGAGCGATATGCCGGTTCTCAAAGTCCTTCTTCGTATGCTAGTGAAATTGAAGTACAAGACAAAGCAGAAGAGCGCACCTTGCCATACCGTATTTTTATGAACCATCCTTTACACTATAAAGGGTATACCTTTTTTCAATCTTCCTACGATACCGACGAAAAAGGAACGATTTTGGAAGTCAATAAAGACCCTGGCAAATGGCCAACTTATTTTGGGTATTTGCTGCTTTGTATAGGATTTATCGGTAATTTTTTTACCAAAGGGAGCCGATTTTTAAAATTGCGTTCATTCCTTCAAAAAAGTGCTTTAGCACTTTTCTTACCGCTTCTGCTCTGTTCATCTACTTTTTTAAAAGCAGATACCACCGATTCCCTTGAGCAGTTTCGCAAAAACTCGCGTGATCATGCTAATGGAGCGTTTAGTGCTTTATTGGTGCAAGATTATATGGGGCGCATTAAGCCTATTAGCACTGAAGCGGTTGAAATTGTCAATAAAATAGCGGGCAAAAGCTTTCTTTTTGGACTTACACCTGAGCAGGTGATTCTAGGGATGAGCTCAAACGCCGTTCTTTGGCAAGAACTCCCTATCATCAAACTCTCCAATGCAAACATTAAAAAAGCGCTCAATCTACCTCCTGAAACAGAGTATGTAAGTTTTGCTTCTATGTTCGATACAGAAGGCTACTATAAACTGGCAAAACAGGTGGCGAGTGCCAATCAAAAAACGCAAAAAAGACGGGATACCTTTGATACCGATGTCATTAAATTTGATGAAAAACTCAATGTCGCTTATCTTACTTTAAAAGGTGTCTTTTTTAAATTTATTCCGATTCCAAATGATCCTGCGCATAAATGGATCGCTCCGAATGACGCTTTTGACAATCCTATGATTAGTAGTGATGTTAAAAGCATGCTTAATGACTACTTTGTAGCGCTTCAAGACGGTGTGACAAATAACCACTGGGAGAGTGCCAACATAGCACTTGCGAAGCTCAAAGAAAATCAACGCACAACCAGCGGTGATATTTTGCCAAGCGATACACGCGTACAGGCTGAAGTGCTTTACAACCATATGGGGCTGTTTCAAAAACTTGTTGGATTTTACTTTGTGCTTGGCATCGGCGCATTCATTTTAGCGGTCTTTTCTATCTTTACATGTAAAAGTTATCCAAAGCTTGAAAAGGGTGTTTTATACTTCTTTATGGCGGGATTTATCGTACATACATTAGGGTTAGCATTGAGATGGTATATCTCAGGACATGCCCCATGGAGTGACTCGTACGAGTCGATGGTTTACATCGGTTGGTCAGCAAGTTTCGCAGGTGTGATGGTCTTTCGCAAATCCATTCTCTCCCTCTCCGCGGCTGCCATACTTGCTGCCATCGTGATGCTGGTCGCACACATGAGTTTTGTCAATCCACAAATCACCAATCTTGTTCCTGTTTTAAAATCGTACTGGCTGACGATTCATGTCTCTGTTATTACCGCCAGTTATGGCTTTTTGGGTATGGGTGCACTGCTTGGTTTAATGGCTTTAGTGTTGATGCTCTTTAAAAATAAGAAAAATGCGTTACGCATTAATGAGCAGATCAGGCATATCGCTGCAATCAATGAAATCAGCCTTATCATCGGGCTTTCCATGCTAACGGTTGGAAACTTCTTTGGGGGTATTTGGGCGAATGAGTCATGGGGACGTTACTGGGGTTGGGATCCTAAAGAGACATGGGCATTTGTTTCTATCATTGTGTATGCCATAATCGTGCATCTTCGTTTTATTCCAAAATTGAACTCCATCTATGTCTTTTCCATCGCGTCACTTTTGGGTTATACTTCCATCATTATGACCTATTTTGGGGTGAATTTTTATCTGACAGGTATGCACTCGTATGCCGCAACGGGTGAAAGTCCTGATGTTCCAAGTTTTGTTTATTATACGTTGATCATTCTTCTGAGTCTTTGTGCGTTGGCGTATAAAGGTAGAGATGTGAAAACCGTTTAA